A genomic stretch from Setaria italica strain Yugu1 chromosome VII, Setaria_italica_v2.0, whole genome shotgun sequence includes:
- the LOC101761573 gene encoding calcium uniporter protein 6, mitochondrial isoform X1 gives MSLWRAAASRLLLRRSPPLSPSTAASSYALLLHARPFSPPPPPPPPPPRPAPAEAEVTPAEARRLVRLVGVEALKHRLRDGRDEVVGYSELLDACVEAGAARTHAEAEELARAMDDAGVVLLFRDKAYLHPEKVVDLVKRAVPLALGPENDPRKEEFKQLQEKKEEIDKLAHKQVRCILWSGLGFFMCQVGLFFRLTFWEFSWDVMEPIAFFTTASGLLVGYAYFLITSRDPTYQDFMERLFLSRQRKLCAAQKFDMERYMELQKHCRCPLEGHHPHGPKLHGL, from the exons atgtccTTGTGGCGCGCGGccgcctcccgcctcctcctccgccgctcgccgccccttTCACCGTCCACCGCCGCTTCCTCCTACGCTCTCCTCCTCCACGCGCGCCCCTtctccccgcccccgcccccgcccccgcccccgccgcgtccGGCCCCAGCGGAGGCCGAGGTCACCCCGGCCGAGGCGCGTCGGCTGGTGCGCCTCGTGGGCGTCGAGGCGCTCAAGCACCGCCTGCGGGACGGCCGGGACGAGGTGGTGGGCTACTCCGAGCTCCTCGACGCATGTGTCGAGGCCGGCGCGGCACGGACGCacgccgaggccgaggagctCGCGCGGGCCATGGATGACGCCGGCGTCGTGCTGCTCTTCAGGGACAAGGCATACCTGCACCCCGAGAAG GTGGTGGACCTGGTTAAAAGAGCTGTGCCACTTGCACTCGGACCAGAGAATGACCCGAGAAAAGAGGAGTTTAAGCAGCTCCaggaaaagaaggaagagaTTGACAAGCTGGCACACAAGCAAGTGCGATGTATCCTATGGTCTGGCTTAGGGTTCTTCATGTGCCAAGTCGGGCTCTTCTTCCGTCTCACATTCTGGGAATTCTCATGGGATGTGATGGAGCCAATTGCCTTCTTCACCACTGCTTCTGGCCTGCTTGTTGGCTACGCCTATTTCCTCATCACCTCAAGGGACCCGACGTATCAGGACTTCATGGAGAGGCTGTTTTTATCGAGGCAGAGAAAGCTTTGCGCCGCACAGAAGTTTGATATGGAGAGGTACATGGAGTTGCAGAAGCACTGTAGGTGTCCCCTGGAAGGCCATCACCCTCATGGTCCCAAGCTTCATGGCTTGTGA
- the LOC101761573 gene encoding calcium uniporter protein 6, mitochondrial isoform X2 encodes MVIHSCYYFAIPLCSFQSSSTIVCSSPTLVRTKTIYCSKRKSGILLVSALEASKYPPEVKVLLYSLSVGITSIKTYLHPEKVVDLVKRAVPLALGPENDPRKEEFKQLQEKKEEIDKLAHKQVRCILWSGLGFFMCQVGLFFRLTFWEFSWDVMEPIAFFTTASGLLVGYAYFLITSRDPTYQDFMERLFLSRQRKLCAAQKFDMERYMELQKHCRCPLEGHHPHGPKLHGL; translated from the exons ATGGTTATACATTCGTGTTACTACTTTGCGATTCCACTGTGTAGCTTCCAGTCCTCCTCAACCATTGTTTGTTCTTCACCTACCCTGGTCAGAACAAAGACCATATATTGCTCTAAGAGGAAAAGCGGAATCTTGTTAGTGTCGGCACTTGAAGCATCTAAGTATCCACCTGAGGTAAAGGTgttactttattctttgagTGTAGGCATTACATCAATAAAGACCTACCTGCACCCCGAGAAG GTGGTGGACCTGGTTAAAAGAGCTGTGCCACTTGCACTCGGACCAGAGAATGACCCGAGAAAAGAGGAGTTTAAGCAGCTCCaggaaaagaaggaagagaTTGACAAGCTGGCACACAAGCAAGTGCGATGTATCCTATGGTCTGGCTTAGGGTTCTTCATGTGCCAAGTCGGGCTCTTCTTCCGTCTCACATTCTGGGAATTCTCATGGGATGTGATGGAGCCAATTGCCTTCTTCACCACTGCTTCTGGCCTGCTTGTTGGCTACGCCTATTTCCTCATCACCTCAAGGGACCCGACGTATCAGGACTTCATGGAGAGGCTGTTTTTATCGAGGCAGAGAAAGCTTTGCGCCGCACAGAAGTTTGATATGGAGAGGTACATGGAGTTGCAGAAGCACTGTAGGTGTCCCCTGGAAGGCCATCACCCTCATGGTCCCAAGCTTCATGGCTTGTGA